A genomic window from Gossypium hirsutum isolate 1008001.06 chromosome D12, Gossypium_hirsutum_v2.1, whole genome shotgun sequence includes:
- the LOC107943228 gene encoding mediator of RNA polymerase II transcription subunit 12, with protein MQRYHGAGCTSAVNNSAIGGASARDTSRADSSSLPPNFQFNSRRQSQLASYKLKCDKEPLNCRLGPPDFHPQSQTCPEETLTRENVQQGYKDTINGLEDSKEISLTQIQAFTKPVVLKCRDAIRKCLRAINETRAQKRKAGQVYGIPLSGSLLSKPGVFPEQRPCSEDFRKKWIEGLSQQNKSLCSLADQVPLGYKNRTLIEVLIRNNVPLLRATWFIKVTYLNQVRPGSAISTGSLDKAQLSRTELWTKDVIDYLQHLLDEIFSRNNSHFTQHGRDRLPQMHNAASLQHRSAPASATLDGEEPSLQFKWLYVVRLLQWHHAEGLVLPSLIIDWVLNQLQEKELLEILQLLLPIVYGVLETVILCQTYVRNLVAIAIRFIREPSPGGADLVDNSRRAYTVSALVEMLRYLIQAVPDTFVALDCFPLPTCVVSHAFSDGGFLSKSSDDAGKIKSNSADAYVVKVKGFDSQYQSLSFDHVVSTIHKCADNLAKGASAGYPSQSMAKAVQTLDKALLHGDLIEAYKHIFDDLCDGAVGEGWVAEVSPCLRSSLKWLQTVNLSLICSVFFLCEWATCDFRDFRTAPPHNLKFTGRKDFSQIYLAIHLLKLKREEWQNPEYKRGRASGLYSTAKNTSYQNNYSRRNLLGNIYEAKSNGKYVNGRSSSSSDIFDSPGPLHDIIVCWIDQHEGLKGEGGKRLQLLILELIRSGIFYPQAYVRQLIVSGIIDISRPMADLDRRKRHHRILKQLPGQYMLDILEEARIAKGSELLEAVNVYSNERRLALHNLLFDQHNCANTSHVSTNDKKSHSTSGRDGAFQVSGDQWKTLQSSKTFRRDVDLEGLKASISVLLQFPSLSSTSADSGVEESQGSSKRSVGSTCNKPDMFEGAPGYEDRKRVKRQKLSEDKSLYLQAPSPIPSDDEDTWWMRKGQKNIESFKSDPPHKSTKQVSRGRQKTVRKTQSLAQLAAARIEGSQGASTSHICDNKINCSHHRTEVETLKPVDGIRTTHFGDIVSIEKGLKQLRFVEKRIVMVWLISVVKQLVEESEKSVAKAGQYGRPFIAADEKSPLRWKLGEDELSVILHLMDVSCDSVSAIKFLLWLLPIVSSNPGPTVHSGRNSLRVPRNVDNCACAVGEAYLLSSLRRYENILIAADLVPEALSAIMLRAAAIMATNGRVTGSGTLVFAWYLLKKYGKVASVIEWEKKYKGACDKRLFSELESGQQEGDFGFPFGVPGGIEDPDDYFRKKITGGRFLRVGLSMRDMVQRHVDDVLHSILGKERKLVAAGAPKTPAVEKGGDGYQVAQQIIMGLMDCIRQTGGAAQEGDPGLVSSAVSAIVGNVGSTLAKIPDFTGGSNYSNYQPSISSLSFAKRILRIHLICLCLLKEALGERQSRAFEVALGTEASSALAVAFAPAKSSRGQFKLSPDAPESSANISGDNLNSSAKSTLGRTTKMSAAISALLLGAVVHGVISLERMVTVLRLKEGLDVVQFVRSTKTSSNGNARSVGAFKLDNSFEIYVHWFRLFVGNCRTVCDGLVLELLGEQPIVALSRMQRLLPINLVFPPAYAIFAFVIWKPFILSSNIASREDIHQLYQSLTMAIGDAVKHIPFRDVCMRDTRGFYDIIAADTTDSEFAALLELNGLDTHLKSMAFIPLRARLFLNAIIDCKMPYSAFTHDEGNWVSGHGESKALRGENDSKQGKLIRALDALQPAKFHWQWVELRLLLNEQALIDKMENHDMSLVDALRSSSPSSERASPSENEKVFIEIILTRLLVRPDAAPLFSEVVHLFGRSLEDSLLMQAKWFLGGMDVLLGRKTVRQRLINIAETKNLSTKTQFWKPWGWSYSGGDPVTNRGEKKNEATFLEEGEVIEEAVESKKCAKGSQIDVEGSNISQQHVTEKAFIKLILPCIDQSSADSRNTFANDLIKQFSTIEQQVKLVTRGISKQTGTASSIEVSTNKSNSRKSIRGASPGLARRTMAPAESVPPSPAALRASMSLRLQFIVRLLPIICADGEPSSRNMRHMLASVILRLLGSRVVHEDVDLSFNFKQLKRDAELVSSIASSEIYRDSLFDRLLLVLHGLLSSCQPSWLRSKTANDFSGFDHEALESFQNELDSMQLPEIIRWRIQAAMPILFPSFRNVISCHTPSVPVGALSALQSSIYIPESCNGTLNAPQRQVASARTANNIPGKAKSMPSLQEYDMEIDPWTLLEDGAGSSLSSSGTIVIGGSDRANLRASSWLKGAVRVRRADLTYTGAVDDGS; from the exons ATGCAAAGGTATCATGGTGCCGGCTGCACTAGTGCAGTTAATAACAGCGCGATAGGAGGAGCTTCAGCTAGGGATACTTCCCGGGCTGACTCATCTTCATTACCACCTAACTTCCAATTCAATTCTAG GCGGCAATCTCAGTTAGCATCCTACAAGTTGAAGTGTGACAAGGAACCACTTAATTGCAG ACTTGGCCCCCCTGATTTTCATCCTCAGTCCCAAACTTGTCCCGAGGAGACTCTCACTAGAGAAAATGTGCAACAGGGATATAAGGATACCATTAATGGACTGGAG GATTCGAAAGAGATTTCATTGACTCAGATTCAGGCTTTTACAAAGCCAGTTGTTCTCAAATGCAGAGAT GCAATAAGAAAGTGTCTAAGGGCTATCAATGAAACTCGTGCTCAAAAGCGGAAG GCTGGTCAGGTATATGGTATCCCTCTTTCTGGTTCACTGTTAAGTAAACCAGGGGTTTTCCCCGAACAAAGGCCATGCAGTGAAGATTTCAGAAAGAAATGGATTGAG GGCTTATCACAGCAAAACAAAAGTTTGTGTTCTTTGGCCGATCAGGTTCCTCTTGGGTATAAGAATAGAACATTAATTGAAGTTCTTATCCGGAATAATGTTCCATTGCTGAGAGCAACTTGGTTTATCAAAGTAACTTATCTTAATCAG GTTCGCCCAGGTTCTGCGATTTCTACTGGATCACTCGACAAAGCTCAATTATCTCGTACAGAGCTCTGGACAAAAGATGTTATTGATTACTTGCAGCACCTTTTAGATGAAATTTTTTCTAGAAATAATTCTCATTTTACTCAACATGGTAGAGATCGATTGCCACAAATGCATAATGCAGCGTCTTTGCAGCATAGGAGTGCCCCAGCATCAGCAACCCTTGATGGTGAGGAGCCGTCTCTTCAATTCAAATGGTTGTATGTGGTGCGACTCTTGCAATGGCATCATGCAGAAGGGCTGGTTCTTCCCTCTCTTATCATTGATTGGGTTCTGAATCAACTGCAG GAAAAGGAATTGCTTGAGATTCTGCAGTTGCTATTGCCAATTGTTTATGGAGTTTTAGAAACAGTTATTTTATGTCAGACATATGTACGTAATCTTGTGGCTATAGCTATTCGCTTTATCCGTGAGCCTTCACCTGGTGGAGCTGATTTGGTTGATAATTCCCGGAGAGCGTATACAGTATCTGCACTGGTTGAGATGCTTCGCTATTTGATACAGGCTGTGCCAGATACATTTGTTGCTTTAGATTGCTTTCCTTTACCAACTTGTGTAGTTTCACATGCATTTAGTGATGGTGGTTTTTTGTCGAAGTCATCAGATGATGCAGGGAAAATAAAAAGCAATTCAGCAGATGCTTATGTTGTCAAAGTTAAAGGGTTTGATTCCCAATACCAGTCCTTGTCATTCGATCATGTTGTTTCCACCATCCACAAGTGTGCTGATAATCTTGCTAAAGGTGCAAGTGCTGGATATCCTAGCCAAAGTATGGCAAAAGCTGTGCAGACTCTGGACAAAGCTCTTTTGCATGGAGATCTAATAGAGGCTTATAAACATATCTTTGATGATCTTTGTGATGGAGCAGTTGGCGAAGGTTGGGTTGCTGAGGTCAGCCCATGCTTAAGATCATCACTAAAATGGCTTCAAACTGTGAATTTGTCATTGATTTGCTCAGTTTTTTTCCTCTGTGAGTGGGCAACATGTGATTTCCGAGACTTCCGGACTGCTCCTCCCCATAACTTGAAGTTCACTGGTAGGAAAGATTTTTCACAAATATATCTTGCAATTCATCTTCTAAAGCTGAAGAGGGAAGAGTGGCAGAACCCAGAATACAAGAGGGGAAGAGCTTCTGGACTTTACAGCACTGCAAAGAATACCAGTTATCAGAATAACTATTCCAGGaggaatttgttgggaaatatatATGAAGCTAAAAGCAATGGAAAATATGTTAATGGAAGAAGTAGTAGTTCTTCAGATATATTTGACAGCCCTGGTCCCCTGCATGATATTATCGTGTGCTGGATCGATCAGCATGAAGGGCTTAAAGGAGAAGGTGGCAAGCGTCTTCAGCTTTTGATACTGGAACTCATACGATCTGGAATCTTTTATCCTCAGGCATATGTGAGACAGCTTATAGTTAGTGGGATTATCGATATATCCCGACCTATGGCTGACCTGGACAGAAGGAAGAGACACCATCGAATCTTGAAGCAGCTACCTGGGCAGTATATGCTAGATATTTTGGAAGAAGCAAGAATTGCTAAGGGCTCAGAATTGCTTGAGGCTGTAAATGTTTACTCAAATGAACGTCGTCTTGCCCTTCACAATCTTCTTTTTGATCAACATAATTGTGCAAACACTTCTCATGTATCAACTAATGACAAAAAGTCTCATTCTACCTCAGGAAGGGATGGTGCTTTCCAAGTTTCTGGTGATCAGTGGAAAACTCTTCAGTCTTCAAAGACTTTCAGGAGAGATGTGGACCTTGAAGGACTGAAGGCTTCCATTTCAGTATTGTTGCAATTTCCTAGCTTATCTTCTACATCTGCAGATAGTGGAGTTGAAGAGTCTCAAGGGAGTTCCAAAAGGTCTGTTGGGTCAACATGCAACAAGCCGGACATGTTTGAAGGTGCCCCTGGGTATGAAGACCGTAAAAGGGTAAAAAGACAGAAATTAAGTGAAGATAAGAGTTTATATCTTCAAGCACCTTCACCAATTCCATCAGATGATGAAGATACTTGGTGGATGAGGAAGGGGCAGAAAAACATAGAATCTTTCAAATCTGATCCTCCGCATAAATCAACAAAGCAAGTTTCTCGTGGTAGACAAAAGACTGTGCGTAAAACTCAGAGTCTTGCTCAATTAGCAGCTGCTAGAATTGAGGGTAGCCAGGGAGCATCTACAAGTCACATTTGTGATAATAAGATAAACTGCTCACATCATAGAACTGAGGTAGAAACTTTAAAGCCAGTGGATGGAATCAGAACAACCCATTTTGGAGATATTGTTTCGATTGAAAAGGGTTTAAAGCAGCTTCGCTTTGTGGAGAAGAGGATTGTCATGGTTTGGTTGATATCTGTAGTCAAGCAGCTTGTTGAAGAGTCGGAGAAATCTGTGGCCAAGGCTGGCCAGTACGGCAGGCCCTTCATTGCAGCTGATGAGAAGAGTCCTTTGAGATGGAAGCTTGGTGAGGATGAACTATCAGTTATACTGCATCTAATGGATGTTTCCTGTGATTCAGTTTCAGCGATCAAATTTCTCCTTTGGCTGTTGCCAATAGTTAGCAGTAATCCTGGTCCTACTGTTCATAGTGGGAGAAACAGTCTAAGGGTGCCCAGGAATGTAGATAATTGTGCATGTGCAGTGGGGGAGGCATATCTTTTATCATCTCTTCGAAG GTATGAGAATATACTTATTGCTGCAGATCTTGTTCCTGAAGCTTTGTCAGCTATAATGCTTCGTGCTGCTGCAATTATGGCCACTAATGGAAGAGTTACAGGTTCGGGAACCCTAGTGTTTGCTTGGTATTTGTTGAAGAAGTATGGCAAAGTTGCCAGTGTaattgaatgggagaagaaataCAAAGGTGCTTGTGACAAGAGACTTTTCTCTGAACTTGAATCTGGACAACAAGAGGGAGATTTTGGGTTTCCATTTGGAGTTCCAGGAGGTATTGAAGATCCTGATGATTATTTCCGTAAAAAGATAACTGGTGGACGTTTTTTGAGAGTGGGTTTAAGCATGAGAGATATGGTTCAGCGTCATGTTGATGATGTCTTGCACTCTATCTTAGGTAAAGAGAGAAAACTTGTTGCAGCCGGTGCACCAAAAACTCCTGCCGTTGAAAAAGGGGGTGATGGTTATCAAGTTGCTCAACAAATCATAATGGGACTAATGGACTGCATTAGACAGACTGGCGGTGCTGCTCAAGAAGGGGACCCAGGTTTGGTGTCTTCTGCTGTTTCTGCCATTGTTGGCAATGTAGGATCAACACTAGCAAAGATACCTGATTTTACTGGTGGCAGCAATTATTCAAATTATCAACCCTCTATAAGTTCCTTGAGTTTTGCAAAGCGTATCTTGCGCATTCATTTAATATGCCTATGCCTGCTAAAGGAAGCCCTTGGAGAACGCCAAAGCCGGGCATTTGAGGTAGCTCTTGGAACAGAGGCCTCTTCTGCTTTAGCAGTAGCATTTGCTCCTGCAAAGTCCTCTCGTGGTCAGTTTAAGTTGTCTCCTGATGCTCCTGAGTCTAGTGCGAACATATCTGGTGACAATTTGAACAGTTCTGCCAAATCGACTCTAGGGAGAACAACCAAAATGTCAGCTGCTATTTCTGCTCTTCTTTTGGGGGCTGTTGTTCATGGGGTCATTAGCTTGGAGAGAATGGTAACAGTCTTAAGATTAAAGGAAGGTTTGGATGTTGTTCAGTTTGTAAGGAGCACAAAAACCAGTTCTAATGGTAATGCCCGATCTGTTGGTGCTTTTAAGTTGGACAACTCATTTGAAATTTATGTGCACTGGTTTCGGCTGTTTGTTGGGAACTGCAGAACTGTTTGTGATGGGCTAGTTTTGGAACTCTTGGGTGAACAACCTATTGTAGCTCTTTCTAGGATGCAGAGACTGCTTCCAATTAATTTGGTCTTTCCGCCAGCTTATGCAATATTTGCGTTTGTTATATGGAAACCATTCATTTTGAGTAGTAACATTGCAAGTCGTGAAGATATTCATCAATTGTATCAGTCTTTAACAATGGCCATCGGTGATGCTGTGAAACACATACCTTTTCGTGATGTTTGTATGAGGGATACCCGTGGTTTTTATGATATTATAGCTGCAGATACCACTGATTCTGAGTTCGCAGCCTTGCTAGAGTTGAATGGTTTGGACACGCACTTGAAATCCATGGCCTTTATCCCTCTTCGTGCAAGGCTTTTTCTAAATGCTATAATTGATTGTAAGATGCCTTATTCTGCTTTTACACATGATGAGGGGAATTGGGTTTCTGGACATGGCGAGTCTAAAGCTCTGCGTGGAGAGAATGATTCAAAGCAAGGTAAGCTTATTCGTGCATTGGATGCTTTGCAACCAGCTAAGTTTCATTGGCAGTGGGTTGAATTAAGGCTTCTTTTAAATGAACAAGCACTCATTGATAAGATGGAGAATCATGACATGTCCTTGGTGGATGCACTTCGCTCTTCCTCACCCAGTTCTGAAAGAGCTTCTCCTTCTGAGAATGAGAAAGTTTTCATTGAGATCATCCTCACCAGATTGTTGGTCAGACCTGATGCTGCTCCTCTTTTCTCAGAGGTGGTTCATCTTTTTGGAAGGTCATTAGAAGATTCATTGCTGATGCAGGCTAAATGGTTCTTAGGAGGCATGGATGTTCTTTTGGGACGGAAAACTGTTAGGCAACGGCTCATTAATATTGCTGAAACTAAGAACCTTTCTACTAAGACCCAGTTTTGGAAGCCTTGGGGATGGTCTTATTCTGGTGGTGATCCTGTGACAAATAGGGGAGAGAAGAAGAACGAAGCCACCTTTCTTGAGGAAGGTGAAGTCATTGAGGAGGCAGTGGAGTCAAAAAAGTGTGCGAAAGGTTCTCAAATCGATGTTGAAGGTTCCAATATCAGCCAGCAGCATGTAACAGAGAAGGCATTTATTAAATTGATTCTTCCTTGCATAGACCAAAGCTCTGCCGACTCGCGCAATACCTTTGCAAATGATTTGATAAAGCAGTTTAGCACTATTGAGCAGCAAGTAAAGTTGGTTACTCGTGGCATAAGCAAGCAGACTGGAACTGCCTCTTCAATTGAAGTTTCTACTAATAAAAGCAACAGTCGGAAAAGTATAAGAGGTGCTAGTCCTGGATTGGCTAGACGAACAATGGCTCCTGCAGAGTCTGTACCTCCTTCTCCTGCAGCTTTGCGAGCTTCTATGTCATTAAGGTTGCAGTTTATTGTGAGATTACTGCCGATCATATGTGCAGATGG GGAACCATCATCAAGAAACATGAGGCACATGCTTGCCTCTGTAATACTTCGATTGCTTGGAAGTAGGGTTGTGCATGAGGATGTGGACCTATCTTTTAATTTCAAACAGTTGAAGAGGGACGCGGAGCTGGTGTCTTCTATTGCATCCTCAGAGATTTATAGAGATAGTCTTTTTGATCGCTTATTGTTAGTTCTACATGGGTTGTTAAGCAGTTGCCAGCCAAGTTGGCTAAGGTCAAAGACTGCCAATGATTTTTCTGGATTTGATCATGAGGCATTGGAGAGTTTCCAG AATGAATTAGATTCCATGCAACTACCTGAGATCATTAGATGGCGTATTCAGGCAGCGATGCCAATATTATTTCCTTCTTTCCGCAATGTGATCTCCTGCCACACACCTTCGGTCCCAGTCGGTGCTCTTAGTGCACTTCAATCCAGCATCTACATCCCTGAATCTTGCAATGGTACCTTAAATGCACCTCAGAGACAGGTTGCATCGGCACGAACTGCAAATAACATACCGGGAAAAGCCAAGTCAATGCCTTCACTACAGGAGTACGATATGGAAATCGACCCATGGACACTTTTGGAAGATGGAGCAGGTTCAAGTCTATCTTCAAGTGGCACTATTGTCATTGGTGGCAGCGACCGTGCTAATCTTCGAGCCTCCAGTTGGCTTAAGGGGGCTGTAAGAGTGAGGCGAGCGGACCTGACATATACCGGTGCAGTGGATGATGGCAGTTGA